TTACGCTGATTGTTACGTGTTTTTAGCACTTCTGTAATTGCCGCCGGTATTTGAACGCCAGAGCGTTGCCCGGCTTTTTATATCGGTTTGCCCGTTCGATATCCGGAAGATGGCACATGCAGGCGCGGCTTATTCATGGTTGTCATCCGGGATTTTCATGATAAAAATCTGCCGCGTATATTCGCTCATGGCCGGGCAGCCGAATTTTGCGGTGCAGGCGGCTCCATAGATTTCACAGGAGCGGATATCCAGAGCGAGCATCTGCCGGGCGCGCTCTGCGGAAGTGCCGGAATCGTGATAAAACCGGGAGATTACTTTATCGGCGTCAGCGAGTTTTGAGAGAAGCGGAATTTGTCCGCTTTTTTTTATTTGTTCGAATAGTGCGCCGGAAGAGCGGCGAAGTCCGAGGATACGTGCGTAGTAAACAGGGAAGCGCTCAGGTTCAGTGCTCTCTGGCTGCGGCAGTCCAAGCAGAATATGCAGGAGCGCGCGGCGCACCAGGGCTTCTGTGAAGTTGCGTGTTTTGATCAGCTGCACAAAAGAGGAAAAGCTGGTAAACGCATGGCGCATCTGGAAAATCCGGCGGGCAGCCGCCTCCGGAACATCGAAGCAGGCGGCATATGACTGCCAGCTTTCTGCTGTCAGAAGACGGTAGTGCAGCATGGCGGAGAAATCGTCCGGGAAAACCGGAAAGGTGCGCTGCCAGCTATCGGATAAGATGTTGCAGACCTCCGCCGGGACGGAAGCTGCAAGCTGCCGTGGAAAATCTCCGGAAGATGCAGCGCAGGAAGCGGGCGCATCTTTTTGCTGTATTTCCGAGAATAATCTGCGCAGCGCTGTGGCGGAGCAGAGTTCTCCGACAGCTGTATCATGATAGCCGCCGCCCACGCGCTGGATGGTCACGGGTTTTATGGAGCTGCCGGACATTATCAGCGCCTTCAGATATTCGATGGCAAGGATATTGTTGGGTTGCGACAGGATGGACGTAAGCTCACGGAGCAAATCGGATGAGCCCCCTAAAGCTGCATGGCGGTCAGTAAAATGGCAGCCGGATGGGTCATCCGGAATCACATTACTGACAGGAATAGAAGGCTCCTGTGCCAGGTACCACGCGAGCGCCTCCTGCCGCGCAGCGGGAAAGGAAAGCCCCTGCCGCAGCAGCTTCTGCAGCTTTTGCCGGAAAGCATCCGGTTCTGCGGAAAGTATTCGGGCAGCCGCCTGAAGAATAGCAAGATTTCCGCATTCACTTCCAAAGCAGAGATAATCCACGCAGTGAAGCGCGTTCAGCAGCGCGACAGCGCCGCCGGCGAAATATTCGGCGCTTCCGGATGCGTAACAGACGGGCAGCTCCAGTACCAGGTCCGCCCCGCAGCGGACTGCCATTTCTGCCCGCGCAGACTTCTCAATCACCGCGGGTTCTCCGCGCTGTACAAAATCCCCGCTCATTAAAACAAGCAGGAAGTCGGCACCTGTCAGACGCCTGGCTTCCCGGATATGATACGCATGTCCATTGTGAAACGGATTATATTCCGCAATCAGAGCGGTTACTGTCATTGCAGGCTCCTTTCTGCCGCTGGATAGCAGCGATGCATATATTTTTCTGTTTCGCATTATACATCAGCAGGTTTTAAATGTAAAGGAGCATCTATACAGTTGCTATAGGGCAAAGTCTTTTGATATCAACATTCTGGTATATGTTGCTGGCAAATAAGGAAATACTAATAACAAAGAATGGGTAATTCCTTACTGGCTGTAAAGAATATTAACCATGAAATATATTGTAGCAGAAAGGAAGAGAAATATGGAACACTATATATCGGACGAAATGTTGCAGCAATTTGAAAAGATGATGCGAAATGATGAGAAAAGCGATGCCACGGTTAGGAAATATATGCATGATCTGAAGGCTTTTCAGCAATATGCGGAAAAAAAACAACCTGTTACAAAGCAGGTAGTAATTGTATATAAACAATATCTGATGGAACACTATGCGGTGTCAAGTGTTAATTCCATACTGGCAGCATTAAATGGCTTTTTTAAGGAATATGGATGGTATGACTGCATGACAAGGTCCTTGAGGGTACAAAGAAATTCTTTTCGGAGAAGCGATAAAGAGCTTACCAAAGAAGGGTATTATCGTCTGGTAAAAATGGCAGAAAAAAGAGGAAATACCAGGCTGTCACTGATTATGCAGACTATTTGCTCTACAGGAATCCGGGTGAGCGAGCTGGAATTTATTACGGTAGAAGCTCTATACTCCGGAAGAGCAATCGTTTCTCTGAAAGGGAAAACCAGAGCCGTCCTGCTGCCTGCGGAACTGTGCAGGAAGCTTTTGAAATATGTAAGAGCACACAATATCGTAAATGGCTGTGTTTTTGTGAGCAGAAATGGGAATCCACTGGACCGCAGTAATATTTTTCACGACATGAAAGCGCTGTGTGAAACGGCGGGGGTAAGTCCCCAAAAAGTGTTTCCGCATAATCTGCGTCATCTGTTTGCTGTCACATATTATGAGGAAGAAAAAGATATCGCACATCTTGCGGATATCCTGGGTCACTCCAGCATTGATACCACACGGATATATACATTAGTAAATGGGAAAGAACAGGAAAAGCAGATTGATCGCCTGCAATTGGTAATATGAAACACAAAACAACCACATAATACGAATTATGTGGTGCTAATATAGCAATTTTTTACATAACATTTCAAAATCCGAGCTTACTATAGCATAAAAGCACGTTATTTGCAAGTCTTAAATAATAATGTATCCTGTTATTCACTGTTATTTCATGAGATTTTGAACATCGAATATATCAAAACAACCACATAATTCGTATTATGTGGTTGTTTCGCAATATTCTGGAGATGACGGTTTGGAAAAAGAAAATGATCGAGGTTATTGATATTCATTCGCATATTATTCCAGGAGTAGATGATGGATCAAAAGATATGAACATGACGAGAGACATGCTCCGTCTGGCATGGAAAGAAGGAATTCGTGTAATTGTAGCCACACCTCACTATAAATGTGACGGTATGTGCAAAAAGTCGTTTGAATTCCGTGAATATTATGAGAAGGTTTGTCAAGAAGCACGGAAAATTCATCCGGATTTTGCAGTCTTTCTGGGAAACGAGCTGATGGACAGTCATAGCCTTTGTGAAGAACTGGAGGCAGGAAAGGCACTGACAATGGCTGGATTAAATTATGTCCTGTTGGAATTTGCTCCTTCGGTAGACGCCTGT
This is a stretch of genomic DNA from Marvinbryantia formatexigens DSM 14469. It encodes these proteins:
- a CDS encoding nucleotidyltransferase family protein; this encodes MTVTALIAEYNPFHNGHAYHIREARRLTGADFLLVLMSGDFVQRGEPAVIEKSARAEMAVRCGADLVLELPVCYASGSAEYFAGGAVALLNALHCVDYLCFGSECGNLAILQAAARILSAEPDAFRQKLQKLLRQGLSFPAARQEALAWYLAQEPSIPVSNVIPDDPSGCHFTDRHAALGGSSDLLRELTSILSQPNNILAIEYLKALIMSGSSIKPVTIQRVGGGYHDTAVGELCSATALRRLFSEIQQKDAPASCAASSGDFPRQLAASVPAEVCNILSDSWQRTFPVFPDDFSAMLHYRLLTAESWQSYAACFDVPEAAARRIFQMRHAFTSFSSFVQLIKTRNFTEALVRRALLHILLGLPQPESTEPERFPVYYARILGLRRSSGALFEQIKKSGQIPLLSKLADADKVISRFYHDSGTSAERARQMLALDIRSCEIYGAACTAKFGCPAMSEYTRQIFIMKIPDDNHE
- a CDS encoding tyrosine-type recombinase/integrase, translated to MEHYISDEMLQQFEKMMRNDEKSDATVRKYMHDLKAFQQYAEKKQPVTKQVVIVYKQYLMEHYAVSSVNSILAALNGFFKEYGWYDCMTRSLRVQRNSFRRSDKELTKEGYYRLVKMAEKRGNTRLSLIMQTICSTGIRVSELEFITVEALYSGRAIVSLKGKTRAVLLPAELCRKLLKYVRAHNIVNGCVFVSRNGNPLDRSNIFHDMKALCETAGVSPQKVFPHNLRHLFAVTYYEEEKDIAHLADILGHSSIDTTRIYTLVNGKEQEKQIDRLQLVI